The Cherax quadricarinatus isolate ZL_2023a chromosome 20, ASM3850222v1, whole genome shotgun sequence genome has a window encoding:
- the LOC128700726 gene encoding innexin inx2 isoform X4 — MAIIGHGGTDIIRQLVGNVVNIFKKKRAPCTSPCDGLILKMHYQWTFWLLLAGFSAVWYSWYHRDVITCVSHFNAETQVRLDYINICLSYPYVEEGSSDRRFLLFYRWIHWTLLVLAGIYYIPRKISKNSENPKVKKLIEDLAVNSHRYDQIEKELVDRAARYIACNLKTHNGLYYKFVTCNVIALIVDIISFQFLDFVFQGRFLHYGWMAYPYDRDPVNFSDYMSRTFPPFAKCELGVVNKLVGQRTEKFGCHLTVMELYEKVFLGVWVWLILLTTITCAYLIFLGFMWLPYFRLMMLKVAKPLNAKDTVSNTIVSVVNCCKIGDVYLLYRLKQHLSHARFYELLTRLSDPELIKTMLEDPADRAVHARNQDNLRNRKPNISMGPKGKFNTPNDLYINQDYGRPNTSILVE, encoded by the coding sequence ATGGCTATCATAGGTCACGGTGGCACCGACATTATCCGCCAATTGGTGGGCAATGTAGTGAATATCTTCAAGAAGAAACGTGCTCCATGCACCTCCCCTTGCGATGGACTTATTCTCAAGATGCACTACCAGTGGACCTTCTGGCTATTACTGGCTGGGTTTTCTGCCGTTTGGTATTCCTGGTACCATCGTGACGTGATCACGTGTGTATCTCATTTCAATGCTGAAACCCAGGTCCGTCTGGATTACATAAATATATGCCTCTCCTACCCATATGTTGAGGAAGGCAGCTCAGACCGTAGATTCCTTCTCTTCTACAGATGGATACATTGGACTCTACTGGTGCTAGCTGGCATTTACTACATCCCCCGCAAAATCTCCAAGAATTCAGAAAATCCCAAGGTAAAGAAGCTTATTGAGGACCTTGCCGTGAACTCTCATCGATACGATCAGATCGAGAAAGAGTTAGTAGACAGAGCAGCTCGCTATATTGCTTGTAATCTTAAAACTCACAATGGACTTTATTACAAATTTGTCACCTGTAATGTTATAGCATTGATTGTAGATATTATCAGTTTCCAGTTTTTAGATTTTGTATTTCAAGGGCGCTTTCTCCATTATGGGTGGATGGCCTATCCTTATGACCGTGACCCTGTTAATTTTTCGGATTACATGTCCAGGACTTTTCCTCCTTTTGCCAAGTGTGAATTGGGTGTTGTAAACAAGCTAGTTGGCCAAAGGACAGAGAAATTTGGTTGTCATTTAACAGTGATGGAGTTGTATGAAAAAGTTTTTCTTGGTGTATGGGTATGGCTCATCTTGCTGACTACAATCACATGTGCATACTTGATATTCTTAGGCTTTATGTGGCTTCCGTATTTCCGTCTGATGATGCTTAAGGTGGCCAAGCCTCTCAATGCCAAAGACACAGTGAGCAACACTATAGTTTCTGTTGTCAATTGTTGCAAAATTGGTGATGTTTATTTACTATACCGTCTGAAGCAACACTTGAGCCATGCACGGTTCTACGAGCTCTTAACACGACTCTCAGACCCAGAACTTATAAAGACTATGCTAGAGGACCCAGCTGATAGAGCCGTTCATGCTAGAAATCAGGACAACCTTCGTAACAGAAAACCTAACATCAGTATGGGACCCAAGGGCAAATTTAACACACCGAACGATCTCTACATTAACCAGGATTATGGAAGACCAAACACCAGCATCCTGGTGGAGTAA
- the LOC128700726 gene encoding innexin inx2 isoform X3, giving the protein MVMPGQSGRSFDIIRQIVGNVVNIFNKRASPCTAPCDGMVLKMHYQWTFWVLLGGFSAIWYSWYHRDVITCASHFNAETQVRLDYINICLSYPFVEGAGEDAGEAEGGQRRYLLFYRWIHWALLLLAGIYYIPRKISKTSENSKVKKLIEDLAVNAHRYDGLERELVERTAKYIAFNLKTHNGLYYKYVTCNLVALLVDIFSFQFLDFLFQGRFLRYGFQAYPFNRDPQHFTDYMSEMFPPFANCELHNEVQLTNKRIERLGCHLTVMELYEKVFLVLWLWLIVMTTMTAFYLVFLALMWVPWARLLMLRIAKPVSAKDTIRNTICNIVSTCKIGDVYLLYRLKQHFSHARYYELLTRLSDPDFLRTMLDSVSIDHHGHNKGVGGQDLRQRKNNPKTPGKFQDVLFNTPGEGGYLPNSSILVE; this is encoded by the coding sequence ATGGTAATGCCAGGCCAGAGTGGGAGGTCCTTTGACATTATCCGGCAAATTGTCGGCAATGTTGTCAATATCTTCAATAAGCGGGCATCGCCCTGTACAGCACCATGTGATGGCATGGTGCTTAAGATGCACTACCAATGGACTTTTTGGGTCCTTCTAGGAGGCTTCTCTGCCATTTGGTATTCATGGTACCACAGAGATGTCATCACATGTGCTTCTCACTTTAATGCTGAGACACaggttagattagattacatCAACATATGCCTCTCATACCCCTTTGTTGAGGGGGCAGGGGAAGATGCTGGGGAAGCTGAAGGTGGCCAGAGACGCTATCTCCTCTTTTACCGCTGGATCCACTGGGCACTACTGCTACTGGCTGGCATCTACTACATACCACGGAAGATCTCCAAGACTTCAGAGAATTCCAAAGTAAAGAAGCTCATTGAAGATCTTGCTGTTAATGCTCATCGCTATGATGGTCTGGAACGAGAGCTTGTTGAAAGAACTGCTAAATACATAGCATTTAACTTGAAGACTCACAATGGTCTCTATTACAAATACGTTACATGTAACTTGGTTGCTCTGTTGGTTGATATTTTTAGCTTCCAGTTTCTTGATTTTCTATTCCAAGGGCGATTTCTGAGATATGGTTTTCAGGCATACCCCTTCAATCGTGACCCACAGCATTTTACAGACTATATGTCTGAAATGTTCCCGCCTTTTGCCAACTGTGAACTGCACAATGAAGTACAGCTGACTAATAAACGTATTGAACGACTGGGTTGTCACCTAACTGTGATGGAGCTGTACGAGAAGGTGTTCTTGGTTTTATGGCTCTGGCTTATAGTTATGACAACAATGACTGCATTTTACTTAGTCTTCTTGGCACTAATGTGGGTTCCTTGGGCAAGACTACTAATGCTAAGGATTGCAAAACCAGTTAGTGCAAAAGACACCATTCGGAATACAATCTGCAACATAGTGAGTACTTGTAAAATTGGAGATGTATATCTTCTGTATCGCCTGAAACAGCATTTTAGTCATGCTCGGTACTATGAACTGTTAACACGTCTCTCAGACCCTGACTTCCTCCGCACAATGCTTGACAGTGTATCCATCGACCACCATGGCCACAACAAAGGTGTTGGGGGACAGGACCTCCGTCAACGCAAGAACAACCCGAAAACCCCAGGCAAGTTTCAGGATGTCCTCTTTAACACACCTGGTGAAGGGGGATATCTACCCAACTCCAGTATCTTAGTTGAATAA
- the LOC128700726 gene encoding innexin inx2 isoform X2 produces MSDVDLSLRQLLASYDSASTKPKQPQPQRDRGMVMPGQSGRSFDIIRQIVGNVVNIFNKRASPCTAPCDGMVLKMHYQWTFWVLLGGFSAIWYSWYHRDVITCASHFNAETQVRLDYINICLSYPFVEGAGEDAGEAEGGQRRYLLFYRWIHWALLLLAGIYYIPRKISKTSENSKVKKLIEDLAVNAHRYDGLERELVERTAKYIAFNLKTHNGLYYKYVTCNLVALLVDIFSFQFLDFLFQGRFLRYGFQAYPFNRDPQHFTDYMSEMFPPFANCELHNEVQLTNKRIERLGCHLTVMELYEKVFLVLWLWLIVMTTMTAFYLVFLALMWVPWARLLMLRIAKPVSAKDTIRNTICNIVSTCKIGDVYLLYRLKQHFSHARYYELLTRLSDPDFLRTMLDSVSIDHHGHNKGVGGQDLRQRKNNPKTPGTERWLS; encoded by the exons ATGAGTGACGTCGACCTCAGCCTGCGTCAGCTTCTGGCATCCTACGACTCGGCATCCACCAAACCTAAACAGCCTCAACCCCAAAG AGATAGAGGAATGGTAATGCCAGGCCAGAGTGGGAGGTCCTTTGACATTATCCGGCAAATTGTCGGCAATGTTGTCAATATCTTCAATAAGCGGGCATCGCCCTGTACAGCACCATGTGATGGCATGGTGCTTAAGATGCACTACCAATGGACTTTTTGGGTCCTTCTAGGAGGCTTCTCTGCCATTTGGTATTCATGGTACCACAGAGATGTCATCACATGTGCTTCTCACTTTAATGCTGAGACACaggttagattagattacatCAACATATGCCTCTCATACCCCTTTGTTGAGGGGGCAGGGGAAGATGCTGGGGAAGCTGAAGGTGGCCAGAGACGCTATCTCCTCTTTTACCGCTGGATCCACTGGGCACTACTGCTACTGGCTGGCATCTACTACATACCACGGAAGATCTCCAAGACTTCAGAGAATTCCAAAGTAAAGAAGCTCATTGAAGATCTTGCTGTTAATGCTCATCGCTATGATGGTCTGGAACGAGAGCTTGTTGAAAGAACTGCTAAATACATAGCATTTAACTTGAAGACTCACAATGGTCTCTATTACAAATACGTTACATGTAACTTGGTTGCTCTGTTGGTTGATATTTTTAGCTTCCAGTTTCTTGATTTTCTATTCCAAGGGCGATTTCTGAGATATGGTTTTCAGGCATACCCCTTCAATCGTGACCCACAGCATTTTACAGACTATATGTCTGAAATGTTCCCGCCTTTTGCCAACTGTGAACTGCACAATGAAGTACAGCTGACTAATAAACGTATTGAACGACTGGGTTGTCACCTAACTGTGATGGAGCTGTACGAGAAGGTGTTCTTGGTTTTATGGCTCTGGCTTATAGTTATGACAACAATGACTGCATTTTACTTAGTCTTCTTGGCACTAATGTGGGTTCCTTGGGCAAGACTACTAATGCTAAGGATTGCAAAACCAGTTAGTGCAAAAGACACCATTCGGAATACAATCTGCAACATAGTGAGTACTTGTAAAATTGGAGATGTATATCTTCTGTATCGCCTGAAACAGCATTTTAGTCATGCTCGGTACTATGAACTGTTAACACGTCTCTCAGACCCTGACTTCCTCCGCACAATGCTTGACAGTGTATCCATCGACCACCATGGCCACAACAAAGGTGTTGGGGGACAGGACCTCCGTCAACGCAAGAACAACCCGAAAACCCCAG GAACTGAAAGATGGCTATCATAG
- the LOC128700726 gene encoding innexin inx2 isoform X1: MSDVDLSLRQLLASYDSASTKPKQPQPQRDRGMVMPGQSGRSFDIIRQIVGNVVNIFNKRASPCTAPCDGMVLKMHYQWTFWVLLGGFSAIWYSWYHRDVITCASHFNAETQVRLDYINICLSYPFVEGAGEDAGEAEGGQRRYLLFYRWIHWALLLLAGIYYIPRKISKTSENSKVKKLIEDLAVNAHRYDGLERELVERTAKYIAFNLKTHNGLYYKYVTCNLVALLVDIFSFQFLDFLFQGRFLRYGFQAYPFNRDPQHFTDYMSEMFPPFANCELHNEVQLTNKRIERLGCHLTVMELYEKVFLVLWLWLIVMTTMTAFYLVFLALMWVPWARLLMLRIAKPVSAKDTIRNTICNIVSTCKIGDVYLLYRLKQHFSHARYYELLTRLSDPDFLRTMLDSVSIDHHGHNKGVGGQDLRQRKNNPKTPGKFQDVLFNTPGEGGYLPNSSILVE, from the exons ATGAGTGACGTCGACCTCAGCCTGCGTCAGCTTCTGGCATCCTACGACTCGGCATCCACCAAACCTAAACAGCCTCAACCCCAAAG AGATAGAGGAATGGTAATGCCAGGCCAGAGTGGGAGGTCCTTTGACATTATCCGGCAAATTGTCGGCAATGTTGTCAATATCTTCAATAAGCGGGCATCGCCCTGTACAGCACCATGTGATGGCATGGTGCTTAAGATGCACTACCAATGGACTTTTTGGGTCCTTCTAGGAGGCTTCTCTGCCATTTGGTATTCATGGTACCACAGAGATGTCATCACATGTGCTTCTCACTTTAATGCTGAGACACaggttagattagattacatCAACATATGCCTCTCATACCCCTTTGTTGAGGGGGCAGGGGAAGATGCTGGGGAAGCTGAAGGTGGCCAGAGACGCTATCTCCTCTTTTACCGCTGGATCCACTGGGCACTACTGCTACTGGCTGGCATCTACTACATACCACGGAAGATCTCCAAGACTTCAGAGAATTCCAAAGTAAAGAAGCTCATTGAAGATCTTGCTGTTAATGCTCATCGCTATGATGGTCTGGAACGAGAGCTTGTTGAAAGAACTGCTAAATACATAGCATTTAACTTGAAGACTCACAATGGTCTCTATTACAAATACGTTACATGTAACTTGGTTGCTCTGTTGGTTGATATTTTTAGCTTCCAGTTTCTTGATTTTCTATTCCAAGGGCGATTTCTGAGATATGGTTTTCAGGCATACCCCTTCAATCGTGACCCACAGCATTTTACAGACTATATGTCTGAAATGTTCCCGCCTTTTGCCAACTGTGAACTGCACAATGAAGTACAGCTGACTAATAAACGTATTGAACGACTGGGTTGTCACCTAACTGTGATGGAGCTGTACGAGAAGGTGTTCTTGGTTTTATGGCTCTGGCTTATAGTTATGACAACAATGACTGCATTTTACTTAGTCTTCTTGGCACTAATGTGGGTTCCTTGGGCAAGACTACTAATGCTAAGGATTGCAAAACCAGTTAGTGCAAAAGACACCATTCGGAATACAATCTGCAACATAGTGAGTACTTGTAAAATTGGAGATGTATATCTTCTGTATCGCCTGAAACAGCATTTTAGTCATGCTCGGTACTATGAACTGTTAACACGTCTCTCAGACCCTGACTTCCTCCGCACAATGCTTGACAGTGTATCCATCGACCACCATGGCCACAACAAAGGTGTTGGGGGACAGGACCTCCGTCAACGCAAGAACAACCCGAAAACCCCAGGCAAGTTTCAGGATGTCCTCTTTAACACACCTGGTGAAGGGGGATATCTACCCAACTCCAGTATCTTAGTTGAATAA